A DNA window from Thiopseudomonas alkaliphila contains the following coding sequences:
- a CDS encoding D-alanine--D-alanine ligase encodes MATVDVKSFGRVAVLYGGISAEREVSLRSGAAVLAALQAAGVDAFGIDVQADIVQRISAEKIDRAFIVLHGRGGEDGTIQGLLEWAGIPYTGSKVLASALAMDKLRTKQVWSSLGIPTPQHSVLSSVEDCAAAAEKLGFPLIVKPAQEGSSIGMAKVNNLQELEQAWQAARHYDRNVLVEQWITGPEFTIAMLDGEILPPIRLGTNREFYDYEAKYLADDTQYQIPCGLSPEREQELKELTRQACETLGVTGWGRADVMQDEQGNFWLLEVNTTPGMTDHSLVPMAAKAHGLNFSQLVLTVLASSMKG; translated from the coding sequence ATGGCAACGGTTGATGTAAAGTCCTTCGGTCGAGTTGCGGTACTTTATGGTGGCATAAGTGCCGAACGTGAAGTCTCACTGCGCTCAGGCGCGGCCGTGCTGGCAGCGCTGCAAGCAGCCGGCGTGGATGCCTTTGGCATTGATGTACAGGCAGATATTGTGCAAAGAATCAGCGCCGAAAAAATCGATCGTGCCTTTATTGTCTTGCACGGCCGAGGTGGCGAAGACGGCACGATCCAAGGCTTATTAGAGTGGGCGGGAATTCCTTATACAGGGAGTAAGGTGTTGGCCTCGGCACTGGCAATGGACAAACTGCGGACCAAACAAGTATGGAGCAGTTTGGGGATTCCTACTCCGCAACACAGCGTATTATCTAGCGTTGAAGACTGTGCGGCAGCGGCTGAAAAATTGGGTTTTCCGCTGATTGTCAAACCAGCGCAGGAAGGCTCAAGCATTGGCATGGCAAAAGTTAATAACTTGCAAGAACTAGAACAGGCTTGGCAGGCCGCACGGCATTACGACCGCAATGTATTGGTTGAGCAATGGATTACCGGGCCAGAGTTCACTATTGCAATGTTGGATGGTGAAATTTTGCCGCCGATTCGCTTAGGTACTAACCGCGAATTTTATGACTATGAAGCTAAATATTTAGCTGATGATACTCAGTATCAGATTCCTTGTGGTTTAAGCCCTGAGCGCGAACAGGAGCTAAAAGAGTTGACCCGCCAAGCCTGTGAGACCTTGGGTGTTACTGGTTGGGGGCGGGCCGATGTGATGCAAGATGAACAGGGCAATTTTTGGTTATTAGAAGTAAATACTACGCCAGGCATGACCGACCATAGTTTAGTACCGATGGCGGCTAAAGCCCATGGATTGAACTTTAGCCAACTTGTTTTGACTGTACTAGCTAGCAGTATGAAAGGTTAA
- the ftsZ gene encoding cell division protein FtsZ, giving the protein MFEFVDNTPDIPVIKVVGVGGGGGNAVNHMLANNIEGIEFICANTDAQALQSIKARTILQLGTSVTKGLGAGANPEVGKKAAEEDRERIMEVLRGTDMVFITTGMGGGTGTGATPIIAEIAQELGILTVAVVTRPFMFEGNKRMQIADAGIQELAQHVDSLITIPNEKLLTILGKDATLLDGFAKADDVLASAVRGISDIIKRPGLVNVDFADIRTIMGGMGMAMMGTGKASGADRAREATEQAIQNPLLEDINLKGAKGILVNITSGPDLSLGEYNEVGRIVSEFAASDANVKVGSAIDPDMRDELHVIVVATGLDEHPEKKAAIVEVPTAEHPITEMPEVSAQAYGEDYYDLPPALRNKRRSAAGAASSVRATQAHPAAEKEQSLDLLNIPSFLRRQAD; this is encoded by the coding sequence ATGTTTGAGTTTGTTGATAACACTCCGGATATTCCAGTCATCAAAGTGGTAGGTGTCGGCGGCGGCGGCGGTAATGCGGTTAATCACATGCTGGCGAACAATATTGAAGGGATTGAGTTCATCTGTGCCAACACGGATGCTCAAGCCCTACAAAGCATTAAAGCGCGCACGATTTTACAGCTTGGCACATCCGTAACTAAAGGACTGGGTGCTGGCGCTAATCCTGAAGTCGGAAAAAAAGCGGCTGAAGAGGATCGTGAGCGGATTATGGAAGTGCTACGTGGTACCGACATGGTCTTTATCACTACCGGTATGGGAGGAGGTACAGGCACAGGTGCAACGCCAATTATTGCCGAAATCGCGCAAGAGCTTGGTATCTTGACGGTAGCCGTAGTAACGCGTCCATTTATGTTTGAAGGCAATAAGCGGATGCAAATTGCCGATGCGGGTATTCAAGAGCTAGCGCAACACGTTGACTCGCTAATTACGATTCCTAACGAAAAGCTACTGACTATCTTAGGTAAAGATGCAACTTTACTCGATGGCTTTGCCAAAGCGGATGATGTATTAGCTAGCGCGGTGCGCGGTATCTCAGACATTATTAAACGCCCTGGTTTAGTCAACGTCGACTTCGCTGATATTCGCACCATTATGGGCGGTATGGGCATGGCGATGATGGGAACCGGTAAAGCCTCAGGTGCTGATCGTGCCCGTGAAGCCACCGAGCAAGCGATTCAAAACCCTTTATTAGAAGACATTAACTTAAAAGGTGCGAAGGGTATTTTAGTTAATATCACTTCTGGTCCTGACTTAAGTTTGGGTGAATACAATGAAGTAGGCCGCATTGTCTCTGAGTTTGCTGCATCTGATGCTAACGTTAAAGTGGGTAGTGCGATTGATCCTGATATGCGTGATGAACTGCATGTGATCGTGGTAGCCACAGGTTTAGATGAGCACCCAGAGAAAAAAGCGGCGATTGTTGAAGTGCCAACAGCTGAGCATCCTATTACTGAGATGCCGGAAGTAAGTGCACAAGCTTATGGTGAGGATTATTACGATTTACCACCAGCGCTACGCAATAAGCGTCGTAGTGCTGCAGGTGCCGCTAGCAGTGTACGTGCGACTCAAGCTCATCCTGCGGCAGAGAAAGAGCAAAGCTTAGACTTGCTAAACATTCCATCATTTTTACGCCGTCAAGCTGACTAA
- the murC gene encoding UDP-N-acetylmuramate--L-alanine ligase, translated as MADLQRLTPAEMRRMRRIRRIHFVGIGGTGMCGIAEVLRNLGYEVSGSDLKASAVTDRLAALGVKISIGHRADNIEGADVLVVSSAINVENPEVARALDNRIPVVPRAEMLAELMRYRHGIAVAGTHGKTTTTSLLASVFAAAGQDPTFVIGGRLNAAGSNAQLGAGCYLIAEADESDASFLHLQPMVSVVTNIDADHMSTYGGDFNKLKKTFIDFLHNLPFYGLAVLCIDDPSVREIMAKVKRPTITYGFSEDADLRAINIEQRGMSTRFTVLRKDRAPLDVTVNMPGKHNVLNSLATIAIATDEGISDEAIIQGLSQFEGVGRRFQVYGDLPVDDGSVMLVDDYGHHPREVAAVIKAVQEGWPGRRLVMIYQPHRYSRTRDLYEDFVQVLGETNVLLLLEVYPAGEEPIPGADSRQLCHSIRQRGQLDPVHIERGTDIAPILKPLLRPGDIVLCQGAGDIGSIAPNLVKHPLFAEKTLEA; from the coding sequence ATGGCTGATTTGCAACGGTTAACTCCAGCTGAGATGCGTCGTATGCGTAGAATTCGTCGGATCCACTTTGTGGGAATTGGTGGCACGGGGATGTGTGGCATCGCGGAAGTGTTACGTAATCTCGGTTATGAGGTTTCAGGCTCTGATCTTAAAGCCTCCGCGGTAACTGATCGTTTAGCCGCCTTAGGGGTTAAAATTTCGATTGGTCACCGGGCTGATAACATTGAAGGTGCTGATGTTTTAGTGGTATCCAGCGCAATCAATGTGGAAAATCCAGAAGTAGCGCGGGCGCTTGATAACCGCATTCCCGTGGTGCCACGGGCTGAAATGCTGGCTGAGCTAATGCGCTATCGGCACGGAATTGCGGTGGCTGGCACCCATGGTAAGACAACCACCACGAGTTTACTGGCATCGGTATTTGCGGCGGCTGGGCAGGATCCAACCTTTGTGATAGGTGGACGATTAAATGCCGCTGGCAGTAATGCACAGCTCGGTGCAGGTTGTTACTTAATTGCTGAAGCCGATGAAAGTGATGCCAGCTTTTTACACTTGCAGCCGATGGTGTCTGTGGTAACCAATATTGACGCTGACCATATGAGTACGTATGGCGGCGACTTTAATAAACTGAAAAAAACCTTTATTGATTTCTTACATAACTTGCCATTTTATGGTTTGGCAGTGTTGTGCATTGATGATCCATCAGTGCGTGAAATCATGGCTAAAGTTAAGCGCCCAACCATTACTTATGGGTTTTCCGAAGATGCTGACTTACGCGCGATTAACATTGAACAGCGCGGCATGAGTACGCGCTTTACCGTATTGCGCAAAGATCGTGCGCCGCTGGATGTCACGGTTAATATGCCAGGTAAGCATAATGTCTTAAACTCGTTGGCGACCATTGCCATTGCCACCGATGAGGGCATCAGTGATGAGGCGATTATTCAAGGCTTATCGCAATTCGAAGGGGTTGGCCGGCGTTTTCAAGTCTATGGTGACTTACCAGTAGACGATGGCAGTGTGATGCTAGTTGATGACTACGGGCATCATCCCCGGGAAGTTGCGGCAGTTATTAAAGCAGTGCAAGAAGGGTGGCCAGGGCGGCGTTTGGTGATGATTTATCAGCCGCATCGCTACAGCCGAACCCGCGACTTATATGAAGACTTTGTTCAGGTGCTGGGCGAAACCAATGTGCTCTTGTTGTTGGAGGTTTATCCTGCCGGCGAAGAACCTATCCCTGGCGCTGATAGCCGTCAGTTGTGCCATAGCATTCGTCAGCGTGGGCAATTAGATCCGGTACACATTGAGCGCGGTACCGATATTGCGCCGATTTTAAAGCCATTACTGCGTCCAGGCGACATTGTTCTTTGCCAAGGGGCTGGCGATATTGGCAGCATTGCGCCTAATTTAGTTAAACATCCTTTATTTGCTGAAAAGACCTTGGAGGCTTGA
- the murG gene encoding undecaprenyldiphospho-muramoylpentapeptide beta-N-acetylglucosaminyltransferase, with amino-acid sequence MAKPSVLIMAAGTGGHVFPALACARQFQQQGYDVHWLGTPTGIEHELTQHAGISMHCIQMSGLRGKGLARLLGMPWQLFKAILQARRVIKKVQPVCVVGFGGYVTVPGGVAAKLGGVPLVIHEQNAIAGTANKSLLPFAQLVCEGFPNTFKAQPKVCFTGNPVREDLLMLKRQLSAGTGVNLLVLGGSLGAEPLNKLLPEAVQLLADPAQLTIRHQAGKQHAAITQQRYQALGLTAEVQPFIGDMAAAYAWADLVICRAGALTVSELAAVGVGAFLIPLPHAIDDHQSKNAAFLAEQGAAKLLPQRSTTAEGLAAQLTEVLMNKHHLLEMGQIAASLAKPTATQEVVRKCLEVAHG; translated from the coding sequence ATGGCTAAGCCTAGTGTATTAATTATGGCAGCAGGGACAGGCGGGCATGTATTTCCAGCATTGGCTTGCGCTCGCCAATTCCAGCAACAAGGCTATGACGTGCATTGGTTAGGTACACCGACTGGCATTGAGCATGAGTTAACTCAGCATGCTGGAATCAGTATGCATTGTATTCAGATGTCAGGGCTACGAGGTAAAGGCTTAGCTCGTCTGCTTGGCATGCCTTGGCAGCTGTTTAAGGCTATACTGCAGGCGCGGCGGGTCATTAAGAAAGTTCAGCCTGTGTGCGTGGTCGGTTTTGGTGGTTACGTGACCGTACCCGGTGGTGTGGCTGCCAAGCTAGGTGGCGTGCCTTTAGTCATCCATGAGCAAAATGCGATTGCCGGTACGGCTAATAAGTCATTGCTACCCTTTGCTCAGTTGGTCTGCGAGGGGTTTCCTAACACCTTTAAAGCACAACCTAAAGTTTGCTTTACTGGGAACCCCGTACGTGAAGACTTACTGATGCTTAAACGGCAGCTAAGCGCTGGAACAGGCGTTAACTTATTGGTATTAGGCGGCAGTCTAGGTGCCGAGCCACTCAATAAGCTATTACCTGAAGCTGTGCAGTTGCTGGCGGATCCAGCCCAATTAACGATTCGTCATCAGGCCGGTAAACAGCATGCTGCTATTACTCAGCAGCGTTACCAAGCCTTAGGTTTAACGGCAGAGGTACAGCCTTTTATTGGCGATATGGCCGCGGCCTATGCCTGGGCCGACTTAGTTATTTGCCGTGCGGGCGCACTGACCGTCAGTGAGTTAGCCGCGGTGGGCGTGGGGGCTTTCTTAATTCCACTTCCCCATGCAATTGATGATCATCAGAGTAAAAATGCCGCTTTTTTAGCTGAGCAAGGTGCCGCTAAATTATTGCCGCAACGTTCAACGACTGCAGAAGGGTTAGCCGCGCAGTTAACTGAGGTTTTAATGAATAAACACCATTTATTAGAAATGGGACAAATTGCAGCGAGTTTAGCTAAACCCACTGCCACCCAAGAGGTTGTTCGTAAGTGCTTGGAGGTCGCCCATGGCTGA
- the murD gene encoding UDP-N-acetylmuramoyl-L-alanine--D-glutamate ligase — protein sequence MPSAGLQIVIGLGKSGLALVQFLLAKGFNVAVADTRAHPPGAEVLAAEHPEVATHYGELNEAFLAAAEVIYVSPGLAVSHPVLQRLQQQGIRIAGDIDVFAQYAKAPVIAITGSNAKSSVTTLVGQMAQEAGKRVAVGGNLGVPVVELLDPEAELYVLELSSFQLETTELLAPYVATCLNISEDHMDRYPEGIASYIAAKQRIFERARYAVVNRDDAQAFAPEHPIEVSYSFTLEAPASINEFGVRATAAGTFIALGEQNLLPVSALKLKGRHNLANALAALALASTIELPLASTLQTAQNFAGLPHRCQWLAEHEQVTWYNDSKGTNVGATLAALAGLADTVPGKIVLIAGGDGKGADFSPLKKPVKQECRAVILLGKDALLIEQQLAGAVPCYHVASLPEAVQLAAKLAQADDLVLLSPACASLDMFTSFEHRGEVFEQALRELIG from the coding sequence ATGCCAAGTGCAGGGTTACAGATTGTTATTGGATTGGGCAAAAGCGGATTAGCGCTGGTGCAGTTTCTGCTGGCCAAAGGTTTTAATGTGGCAGTGGCCGATACCCGTGCTCATCCGCCTGGTGCAGAAGTATTAGCCGCTGAGCATCCAGAAGTAGCGACGCATTATGGTGAGTTAAATGAAGCCTTTTTAGCCGCGGCTGAAGTGATTTATGTTAGCCCTGGATTGGCCGTGAGTCATCCTGTATTACAGCGACTGCAGCAACAAGGGATTCGCATCGCGGGTGATATTGATGTGTTTGCCCAATATGCTAAGGCTCCCGTTATTGCTATTACCGGCTCTAATGCTAAAAGTAGTGTGACAACCCTTGTTGGGCAAATGGCTCAAGAAGCGGGTAAACGTGTGGCGGTAGGCGGTAATTTGGGCGTGCCGGTGGTTGAGCTACTGGATCCTGAGGCAGAATTGTATGTGTTGGAGCTATCGAGCTTTCAGCTAGAAACCACAGAGCTGCTAGCGCCCTATGTTGCGACTTGCTTAAATATTAGCGAAGACCATATGGACCGCTATCCTGAGGGGATTGCGAGCTACATTGCGGCTAAACAACGTATTTTTGAGCGTGCGCGCTATGCTGTAGTTAATCGAGATGATGCGCAGGCCTTTGCTCCCGAGCACCCGATAGAAGTGAGCTACTCCTTTACATTAGAAGCGCCAGCGAGTATCAACGAGTTTGGGGTGCGAGCAACCGCAGCAGGCACCTTTATCGCTTTGGGCGAGCAGAACTTATTGCCAGTCAGTGCGTTAAAACTAAAAGGGCGGCACAACCTAGCCAATGCGTTGGCGGCTTTAGCGTTAGCCTCAACAATTGAGCTGCCTTTAGCAAGCACGCTGCAGACTGCGCAAAACTTTGCTGGATTGCCGCATCGTTGCCAGTGGCTAGCTGAGCACGAGCAAGTGACTTGGTATAACGACTCCAAAGGCACCAATGTGGGGGCTACTTTAGCGGCGCTGGCCGGATTGGCGGATACGGTACCGGGGAAAATAGTTTTAATTGCTGGTGGTGATGGTAAGGGCGCAGATTTTTCGCCGTTAAAAAAACCAGTTAAACAAGAGTGCCGTGCGGTGATTTTGCTTGGCAAAGATGCACTACTAATCGAGCAGCAATTAGCGGGTGCTGTGCCTTGTTATCATGTAGCCAGTTTGCCAGAAGCGGTGCAGTTAGCGGCTAAGTTGGCTCAAGCAGATGATCTAGTGCTGCTATCGCCAGCCTGTGCCAGCTTAGACATGTTTACTAGTTTTGAGCATCGCGGTGAAGTGTTCGAGCAGGCGCTAAGGGAGTTAATCGGGTGA
- the mraY gene encoding phospho-N-acetylmuramoyl-pentapeptide-transferase, which yields MLLLLANYLEQFYSGFAVVQYLTLRAIFGVLTALVLSLWLGPWMIRTLRGLQIGQSVRTDGPQSHLSKSGTPTMGGALILAAIAVSTLLWANLSNLYVWVVLLVTLLFGAIGWVDDYRKVVEKSSRGLPGRWKYFWQSVFGLAAAVVLFINAKSSAETTLIFPFLKDVALPLGIGFIVLTYFVIVGSSNAVNLTDGLDGLAILPTVLVGGALGVFAYLSGNVNHAEYLLIPYIPNAGELVVFCAALVGAGLGFLWFNTYPAQVFMGDVGALALGAALGTLAVIVRQEIVLFIMGGVFVVETLSVVIQVGSYKLRGKRVFRMAPIHHHFELKGWPEPRVIVRFWIITLILVLVGLSTLKLR from the coding sequence ATTCTATTCAGGATTTGCGGTGGTGCAGTACCTTACTTTGCGCGCCATTTTTGGGGTGTTAACGGCATTGGTGCTGTCGCTTTGGCTCGGCCCTTGGATGATTCGCACCTTGCGTGGGCTGCAAATTGGTCAATCGGTTCGCACCGATGGCCCACAAAGCCATTTATCTAAATCGGGCACTCCAACCATGGGTGGGGCGTTGATTTTAGCGGCGATTGCAGTCAGCACCTTGCTCTGGGCTAATCTCAGTAATCTTTATGTCTGGGTAGTGCTGCTGGTGACCTTACTATTTGGCGCCATTGGTTGGGTCGATGACTACCGTAAGGTGGTAGAGAAAAGCTCGCGCGGCTTACCTGGACGCTGGAAATATTTTTGGCAGTCGGTATTTGGTTTAGCAGCCGCAGTGGTGTTGTTTATCAACGCCAAATCAAGCGCCGAAACCACCTTGATTTTTCCTTTCCTAAAAGATGTCGCGTTGCCGCTTGGCATTGGCTTTATTGTGCTGACCTATTTTGTGATTGTTGGCTCAAGTAATGCGGTGAACTTGACAGATGGCTTAGATGGGCTAGCTATTTTGCCTACTGTTTTGGTGGGTGGTGCATTGGGCGTCTTCGCTTACCTTTCGGGTAACGTCAATCATGCTGAATACTTATTGATTCCTTATATTCCTAATGCCGGTGAGTTGGTTGTGTTTTGTGCGGCATTAGTCGGCGCTGGTTTAGGCTTTTTATGGTTTAACACATACCCCGCGCAGGTCTTTATGGGCGATGTTGGTGCTTTAGCACTAGGAGCAGCTTTAGGTACGTTAGCGGTCATTGTGCGTCAAGAAATCGTGCTGTTTATTATGGGTGGGGTGTTCGTGGTCGAAACCCTTTCAGTGGTCATTCAGGTCGGTTCTTACAAGTTACGTGGTAAGCGGGTATTTCGTATGGCGCCGATTCATCACCATTTTGAATTGAAAGGCTGGCCAGAGCCGCGGGTTATTGTGCGCTTTTGGATTATCACCTTAATTCTAGTTCTTGTGGGCCTGTCCACACTGAAGTTACGTTAG
- a CDS encoding cell division protein FtsQ/DivIB, which yields MNHRTKVTANRRGATPLYTSAAPPSKKLSFKLSSTVVDLLVRIFKTLVVVVVLLALYQGALILKEKYIVPIQHVRVHGNLDYVSQKAVEERLAPYLSSNFFELDLQAITDVIDDMPWVERAVVSRVWPDTVLIEMQEQVPVARWGEKALINHKGQTFQPLEMESYQKLPLLSGPNRSTKQVMDNYELINGLLSKINQSISRIEMRERGSWFIVTNTGLEIELGRDQTEEKVKRFIYFYQTELNDTSDDVARVDLRYLKGIAVTKKSTSVSDI from the coding sequence ATGAATCATCGGACTAAAGTTACTGCTAATCGGCGTGGCGCCACGCCGTTATATACGAGTGCGGCACCACCGTCGAAAAAGCTATCGTTTAAGTTGTCCTCCACGGTGGTGGATCTTTTAGTTCGAATATTTAAAACACTGGTAGTGGTAGTGGTACTTCTTGCGCTGTATCAGGGCGCACTTATTTTAAAAGAGAAGTACATTGTGCCCATTCAACATGTACGGGTGCATGGCAATTTAGATTATGTTAGCCAAAAAGCAGTAGAAGAGCGGTTAGCGCCTTACTTATCTTCTAACTTCTTTGAGTTGGATTTACAGGCTATCACTGATGTTATTGATGATATGCCTTGGGTCGAGCGAGCGGTAGTGAGTCGCGTCTGGCCAGATACGGTATTAATTGAAATGCAAGAGCAAGTACCGGTGGCCAGATGGGGTGAAAAAGCCTTGATTAACCATAAAGGACAAACCTTTCAGCCATTAGAGATGGAAAGTTATCAAAAGTTACCTTTATTATCAGGGCCTAATCGTTCTACTAAACAAGTAATGGATAATTACGAGCTAATTAATGGATTGTTAAGTAAAATTAATCAGTCCATTAGCCGTATTGAAATGCGTGAACGCGGCAGCTGGTTTATAGTCACTAATACGGGTTTAGAAATTGAATTAGGGCGTGATCAAACGGAAGAGAAAGTTAAGCGCTTTATTTATTTTTATCAAACTGAGTTAAATGATACCAGTGATGATGTGGCGCGGGTTGATTTGCGATATCTAAAAGGCATTGCAGTCACGAAAAAATCAACTAGCGTAAGCGATATATAA
- the ftsA gene encoding cell division protein FtsA, with protein MIVGLDIGTSKITALVGEVGADGAVRIVGMGSKPCRGLKKGMIVNIDSTVQTIKQVISEAQQSASCHIHSAYVGLAGNHVRGQGSDGSVAIRDGEVSEADIERVLEAGRAVALPASQRILHVLPQEYIIDNQEGVRNPRGMSGVRLETRVHVVTCAENAAQNVEKCVQRCEIEVDGLVLEQLAAAEAVLTEDEKELGVCLIDIGAGTSDMAIFTEGAIRHTHVLAIAGDQVTSDIAMALSTPTQYAEEIKQRYACALAELAQADETIKVPSVGDRPPREISRIALAEIIEMRYEELFGLIYDELKRSGYENFIPAGIVLTGGTARMEGAVELAEAIFRMPVRLAYPSGVKDMESIVHNPAYATAVGLLLYGAKAQEAAIENTNHQPDHSKKEPSLVQKLKSYFAKTF; from the coding sequence ATGATTGTTGGATTAGACATTGGTACTTCAAAGATAACCGCATTGGTTGGAGAAGTGGGTGCTGATGGAGCCGTTCGCATTGTTGGAATGGGTTCTAAGCCTTGCCGTGGTCTGAAAAAAGGCATGATTGTCAATATTGACTCCACTGTCCAAACCATTAAGCAGGTGATCAGTGAAGCCCAGCAAAGTGCAAGCTGCCATATTCACTCAGCCTATGTGGGATTGGCCGGTAACCACGTGCGTGGTCAGGGCTCTGACGGCTCTGTGGCCATTCGTGATGGAGAAGTCAGCGAAGCAGATATTGAGCGCGTATTAGAGGCAGGGCGGGCAGTTGCTTTGCCAGCCAGCCAGCGAATTTTGCACGTGCTGCCCCAAGAGTACATTATTGATAATCAGGAAGGGGTGCGTAACCCACGTGGTATGTCTGGTGTGCGGCTAGAAACTCGGGTGCATGTAGTGACCTGTGCCGAGAATGCGGCACAAAACGTAGAAAAATGTGTTCAGCGCTGTGAAATCGAAGTCGATGGCTTAGTGCTTGAGCAGCTAGCTGCCGCTGAAGCTGTGCTGACTGAAGACGAGAAAGAACTGGGTGTGTGCTTGATTGATATTGGTGCAGGCACCTCAGATATGGCGATTTTCACCGAAGGCGCCATTCGTCATACGCATGTGCTGGCCATTGCGGGCGATCAGGTAACCAGTGATATTGCCATGGCGCTGAGTACACCCACCCAATATGCGGAAGAAATCAAGCAGCGTTATGCGTGTGCTTTAGCTGAACTGGCACAAGCCGATGAAACCATTAAAGTGCCGAGTGTGGGTGATCGCCCACCCCGTGAAATCTCTCGTATCGCGTTGGCTGAGATTATTGAAATGCGTTACGAAGAGTTGTTTGGGCTGATTTATGACGAACTCAAACGTAGCGGTTATGAAAACTTTATTCCAGCGGGCATTGTATTGACCGGTGGTACAGCACGTATGGAAGGTGCGGTTGAGTTGGCTGAGGCAATTTTCCGCATGCCAGTACGCTTAGCTTACCCGTCAGGGGTGAAGGATATGGAAAGCATTGTGCATAACCCAGCCTATGCCACTGCAGTTGGGCTGCTTTTATACGGCGCTAAGGCCCAGGAAGCAGCTATTGAGAATACTAATCACCAGCCAGATCACTCGAAAAAAGAGCCCTCGCTGGTACAAAAGCTGAAAAGCTATTTTGCGAAAACATTTTAA
- the ftsW gene encoding putative lipid II flippase FtsW, giving the protein MDLDFLFLLGCLALLGLGLVMIASASTEVSYKENGHTYYFITRQMIYFLIGVAAFLFAVQTPLSFWRRHVVIVAFLTLIGLVLVFVPGIGKEVNGAKRWLNFGLFNIQPSELAKIAAIMLLASYMANNNKALQEKYSAMLVPGAVLVIFALPIYLEPDFGSMAVLVVTLGLMLFLGGMRLSLVIGAGVLVLAAGVYLVGTESYRLDRIQNFTNPWADPYGKGYQLSQALIAYGRGDVFGLGLGNSIQKQHFLPEAHTDFIFSVLAEELGLIGTLLTIALFGFVVARAFLIGVWSEKARPNDKFPAYIAYGIASMWACQIAINIGVNIGVLPTKGLTLPFLSYGGSSLIACCLCIGLLLRIEWEHRTDLRYQDIQVIPTKEPAHG; this is encoded by the coding sequence ATGGACTTGGATTTTTTGTTTTTACTGGGCTGCTTGGCACTACTGGGATTAGGGCTAGTCATGATTGCCTCGGCTTCTACCGAGGTTAGCTATAAAGAAAATGGGCATACCTATTACTTTATTACCCGGCAGATGATTTATTTTCTGATCGGTGTGGCCGCTTTTTTATTTGCCGTGCAAACCCCTTTAAGTTTTTGGCGCCGTCACGTTGTGATCGTGGCTTTTTTAACTTTAATTGGCTTGGTATTGGTGTTTGTGCCTGGCATTGGTAAAGAGGTGAACGGGGCAAAACGCTGGCTCAACTTTGGGTTGTTTAATATTCAGCCTTCGGAGTTAGCAAAAATTGCCGCCATTATGTTGTTGGCCTCTTATATGGCCAATAACAATAAAGCCTTGCAAGAAAAATACAGCGCAATGCTGGTGCCAGGGGCAGTGTTGGTGATTTTTGCTTTGCCCATTTATCTGGAGCCAGACTTCGGTAGCATGGCGGTGCTCGTGGTGACGTTAGGTTTAATGCTATTTCTTGGCGGCATGCGCTTAAGCTTGGTCATAGGAGCCGGTGTTTTAGTGCTGGCCGCGGGCGTTTATTTAGTTGGAACAGAAAGCTATCGTTTGGATCGGATTCAAAACTTCACCAATCCATGGGCTGATCCTTATGGTAAAGGCTATCAGTTGTCCCAGGCTTTGATTGCGTACGGCCGTGGTGATGTGTTTGGCTTGGGTTTAGGTAATAGTATCCAAAAACAACACTTTTTACCCGAGGCCCATACTGACTTTATTTTTTCGGTGCTGGCTGAGGAGCTAGGCTTAATTGGCACCTTGCTGACCATTGCGCTATTTGGCTTTGTGGTGGCGCGGGCTTTTTTAATTGGCGTCTGGAGCGAGAAAGCACGGCCCAATGATAAGTTTCCTGCTTATATTGCCTATGGCATTGCCAGTATGTGGGCGTGTCAGATAGCGATTAATATTGGGGTTAATATTGGTGTTTTACCTACTAAGGGACTGACATTACCGTTTTTAAGTTATGGCGGTAGCTCTTTGATTGCCTGTTGTCTCTGTATCGGATTATTGCTGCGGATTGAGTGGGAGCATCGAACCGATTTGCGTTATCAAGATATTCAAGTTATACCGACCAAGGAGCCAGCGCATGGCTAA